One Deltaproteobacteria bacterium DNA window includes the following coding sequences:
- a CDS encoding GIY-YIG nuclease family protein: MILIYVRASGCEDGAVKRGKPEDVWWVYMISCRGGKVYTGTAKDPEARFAAHREGKGAAFTRANPPVAMLRCAPFGSRSDACRAEAALKRLPRGGKLAWAYNVGGGDDVPRGD, from the coding sequence ATGATTTTAATATATGTTCGTGCCTCGGGGTGCGAAGATGGAGCCGTGAAGCGGGGGAAGCCGGAAGACGTCTGGTGGGTGTACATGATCTCGTGCCGCGGGGGGAAGGTCTACACCGGGACGGCGAAGGACCCGGAGGCGCGGTTCGCGGCCCACCGGGAAGGGAAGGGGGCGGCCTTCACCCGGGCGAACCCGCCGGTCGCGATGCTGCGGTGCGCCCCCTTCGGGAGCCGGTCGGACGCGTGCCGCGCGGAGGCGGCCCTCAAGAGATTGCCGCGCGGCGGGAAACTCGCGTGGGCCTATAATGTCGGGGGCGGAGACGATGTACCCCGGGGAGATTGA
- a CDS encoding DUF799 family lipoprotein, with translation MSGSRGAGGTFRLAAAGLVAAALLVSAGCGRHREVRPAPAPAAMPAGPKVAVAPLENQSNDLSASDIVRDAFVEGVSRRGYAVVPVAESDKALREALGISYGGQLPTATPQEVCAALGVEGVFYGEVLEFSKTTTGIYNSVTAAASFKLYRKDGTLAWQGGDRQVHRDTPRGGSAAGLGAEIIGRAVGNLLLNPMTPYARRVGANAAAKVPPDALAAAGK, from the coding sequence TTGAGCGGGAGCCGCGGCGCCGGCGGGACGTTCCGCCTCGCGGCGGCGGGGTTGGTCGCCGCGGCGCTGCTGGTGTCGGCGGGGTGCGGCAGGCACAGGGAGGTTCGCCCGGCGCCCGCCCCGGCGGCGATGCCCGCGGGCCCGAAGGTGGCGGTGGCGCCGCTGGAGAACCAGAGCAACGACCTCTCGGCGTCCGACATCGTCCGCGACGCGTTCGTGGAGGGGGTCTCCCGGCGGGGTTACGCCGTCGTCCCGGTCGCGGAGAGCGACAAGGCGCTCCGGGAGGCGCTCGGGATCAGTTACGGCGGCCAGCTTCCGACCGCGACGCCGCAGGAGGTGTGCGCCGCGCTGGGGGTCGAAGGGGTGTTCTACGGGGAGGTGCTGGAGTTCAGCAAGACCACGACCGGGATCTACAACAGCGTGACCGCCGCCGCGTCGTTCAAGCTGTACCGGAAGGACGGGACGCTGGCCTGGCAGGGGGGCGACCGCCAGGTGCACCGGGACACCCCCCGGGGCGGGAGCGCCGCGGGGCTGGGGGCCGAGATCATCGGGAGGGCGGTCGGGAACCTCCTGCTGAACCCGATGACGCCGTACGCAAGGCGCGTGGGGGCCAACGCCGCGGCGAAGGTGCCGCCCGACGCGCTCGCCGCCGCCGGAAAATGA
- a CDS encoding LemA family protein, with translation MTGTLAAAAVLAGFLGLLAWIYNRLVGLRNLSRSSWSDIDVLLKKRHDLVDNLVEAVKGYAGYERATLLSVVEARARAVRAAGPADRGKEEAVLGERLSSLFAVAENYPELKAGEGFLELQRQLVEIENGIEYARRYYNAVVRDYNTATETFPSNLVAPLFGFRGAEYFRLDSPEERERTDARLS, from the coding sequence ATGACCGGAACGCTGGCCGCGGCGGCGGTCCTGGCGGGTTTCCTGGGGCTCCTGGCGTGGATCTACAACCGCCTGGTCGGGCTGCGGAACCTTTCGCGCTCCTCCTGGTCGGACATCGACGTCCTCCTCAAGAAACGGCACGACCTGGTGGACAACCTGGTGGAGGCCGTGAAGGGGTACGCCGGGTACGAACGCGCGACCCTGCTGTCGGTCGTGGAGGCCCGCGCCCGGGCGGTCCGGGCCGCGGGGCCGGCCGATCGGGGGAAGGAGGAGGCGGTCCTGGGGGAGCGACTGTCGTCCCTCTTCGCGGTCGCGGAAAATTACCCGGAGCTCAAGGCGGGCGAAGGGTTCCTCGAGCTCCAGAGACAGCTGGTCGAGATCGAGAACGGCATCGAGTACGCCCGCCGGTACTACAACGCCGTCGTTCGGGACTACAACACCGCGACGGAGACGTTCCCGTCCAACCTGGTCGCTCCCCTGTTCGGCTTCCGGGGGGCGGAATATTTCCGGCTCGACTCCCCGGAGGAGCGCGAGAGGACCGATGCCCGGTTATCCTAG
- a CDS encoding ferredoxin has product MPKVPRVNKGECISCGVCIDTAPTVFRFDADNKAEAYDPAGADEASIQEAIDLCPVACIYWEETD; this is encoded by the coding sequence ATGCCGAAGGTTCCGCGCGTCAATAAGGGGGAGTGCATCTCCTGCGGGGTGTGCATCGATACGGCGCCGACGGTCTTCCGGTTCGACGCCGACAACAAGGCCGAGGCGTACGATCCGGCCGGGGCCGACGAGGCGTCGATCCAGGAGGCGATCGACCTGTGCCCCGTCGCCTGCATCTACTGGGAAGAGACGGATTGA